The Vicia villosa cultivar HV-30 ecotype Madison, WI linkage group LG1, Vvil1.0, whole genome shotgun sequence genome includes a region encoding these proteins:
- the LOC131639884 gene encoding V-type proton ATPase subunit H-like encodes MDQAELTTDQVLSRDIPWETYMSTKLISGTSLQLLRRYDHRSESQRAQLLDDDGPAYVRVFVHVLRDIFKEDTVEYVLALIDEMLTANPKRARLFHDNALADDDTYEPFLRLLRKGNWFVQEKSCKILALIVSVRPKNQNGNASNGGASNEKKSITSIDDVLIGLVKWLCEQLKKPSHPTRGVPTAINCLSTLLKEPVVRSSFVQADGVKLLVPLICPASTQQSIQLLYETCLCIWLLSYYEPAIEYLATSRTLPRLIDVVKSSTKEKVVRVVVLTLKNLMSKGTLGAQMVDLQLPQVVQSLKAQAWSDEDLLEALNSLEEGLKDNIKKLSSFDKYKQEVLLGNLDWSPMHKDPIFWRENITNFEDHDFQILRVLLTILDSSNDPRTLAVACFDISQFIQCHPTGRIIVTDLKAKERVMKLMNHESAEVTKNALLCIQRLFLGAKYASFLQV; translated from the exons ATGGACCAGGCTGAATTAACCACCGATCAG GTTCTGAGTAGGGACATTCCATGGGAGACCTACATGTCCACCAAGCTGATCTCCGGCACTAGCCTTCAGCTCTTGAGGCGCTATGATCACCGATCGGAGAGTCAGAGAGCTCAGTTGCTCGATGAt GATGGTCCGGCTTATGTTCGCGTGTTTGTTCATGTTTTGCGTGATATTTTCAAAGAGGATACTGTTGAGTATGTTTTGGCTCTGATAGATGAAATGCTGACAG CGAACCCAAAAAGAGCAAGACTGTTTCATGACAATGCCCTTGCTGATGATGATACTTATGAGCCTTTCCTA AGATTGCTTCGCAAAGGAAATTGGTTTGTACAAGAGAAAAGTTGTAAGATCCTTGCTTTAATAGTCAG TGTCAGGCCAAAAAATCAGAATGGCAATGCTTCAAATGGAGGAGCATCAAATGAAAAGAAATCAATTACctctattgatgatgttttgatagGATTGGTAAAATGGCTTTGTGAGCAG CTGAAGAAACCTTCTCATCCTACTCGTGGAGTTCCAACAGCTATCAATTGCCTATCAACTCTACTTAAGGAACCTGTTGTCAGGTCTTCCTTTGTTCAAGCCGATGGGGTCAAGTTGCTTGTGCCATTGATTTGTCCAGCATCCACTCAACAATCTATTCAG CTTCTTTATGAAACATGTCTCTGCATATGGCTCTTGTCATATTATGAGCCTGCAATTGAATATTTGGCTACTTCAAGGACCCTTCCAAGACTTATTGATGTTGTTAAGAGCTCTACAAAAGAAAAG GTTGTTAGAGTTGTTGTCTTGACACTCAAAAACTTGATGTCGAAAGGGACATTGGGTGCTCAGATGGTTGATCTCCAGCTTCCTCAGGTTGTTCAAAGTTTGAAAGCACAAGCATGGAGTGATGAG GACTTGTTGGAGGCGCTGAATTCCCTTGAAGAAGGGCTTAAGGATAACATCAAGAAGCTTAGTTCTTTTGATAAGTACAAGCAAGAAGTTCTCCTCGGCAATCTAGATTGGTCTCCCATGCACAAAGATCCCATATTTTGGCGAGAAAATATAACCAATTTTGAAGATCATGATTTCCAG ATTCTAAGGGTCCTATTAACAATTTTGGACTCATCCAATGATCCAAGGACTCTAGCTGTTGCCTGCTTTGACATTTCACAGTTCATCCAGTGCCATCCGACTGGGCGGATCATTGTGACAGACCTTAAAGCCAAGGAACGAGTGATGAAACTAATGAATCATGAGAGTGCTGAGGTTACTAAAAATGCACTTCTCTGCATCCAAAGGCTTTTCTTGGGTGCAAAGTATGCAAGCTTCTTGCAGGTCTAG
- the LOC131639875 gene encoding serine/threonine receptor-like kinase NFP, which translates to MLNLINTDFLFSSLVPFICSPNLKTMVSSCIRSYSLFLALLFFSANGTNFTYPANSRLSCDTYVAYFAHFPNFLTLTTISDMFDTTPQSIARASNIKDENMDLVPGQLLLIPITCGCSGNGNYSFANISHLIKQGESYYYLSTISFQNLTNWMTVEDSNPNLNPYLLTVGTKIVIPLFCRCPSKGIESLITYVWQPNDNLTLVASKFGASQHDIITANANNFGQNFTAATNLPVFIPVKSLPAISQLLHYSSSGRKKNNHFHIIISIGICLGCTILISLSLLVYVYCLRKRKACENKCAPSVEITDKLISEVSNYVSKPKVYQACMIMEATMNFNEQCRIGKSVYKAKIDGHVLAVKNVKEDIPVTEELMILQKVNHANLVKLIGVSSGYVGNHFLVYEYAENGSLYNRLFSEFSTASSTVGSLTWNQRLNIAIDVAIGLQYMHEHIEPSIVHRDITSSNILLDSNFKAKISNFSVARTTKNPMITKVDVFAYGVVLLELLTGKKFLWYSESSEANMLWKDIKGLFDIEEKREERIRRWMDPKLGRSFNVVEALSLFSLAMNCIKEQSLLRPTMGEVVLSLSLLTQHSPTLLERSCTYGSDVEVITGMVSPILAR; encoded by the coding sequence ATGTTGAATCTAATTAATACAGATTTCCTTTTCTCTTCCTTGGTGCCTTTCATTTGTTCACCAAATCTGAAAACAATGGTTTCTTCCTGCATTCGATCTTACTCTCTATTTCTTGCACTTTTGTTCTTTTCTGCCAATGGAACAAACTTCACATACCCTGCGAATTCCCGCCTTTCCTGTGACACATATGTTGCATACTTTGCTCACTTTCCAAATTTTTTAACCCTCACAACCATATCTGATATGTTTGACACCACTCCTCAATCCATTGCAAGAGCAAGCAACATAAAAGACGAAAATATGGACCTTGTTCCAGGCCAACTTTTGCTAATACCTATAACTTGTGGCTGCAGTGGAAATGGAAACTACTCTTTTGCTAATATCTCACACTTGATCAAACAAGGTGAAAGTTACTACTATCTTTCAACCATTTCATTTCAGAATCTCACCAATTGGATGACAGTGGAAGATTCAAATCCTAACCTGAATCCATATTTGTTGACAGTGGGCACCAAAATAGTCATTCCTTTGTTCTGTAGGTGCCCTTCAAAAGGGATAGAGTCTTTGATTACTTATGTGTGGCAGCCTAATGACAATCTTACCCTTGTAGCTTCCAAGTTTGGTGCATCACAGCATGACATAATCACTGCAAATGCAAACAATTTTGGCCAGAATTTTACTGCTGCAACCAACCTTCCAGTTTTTATCCCAGTGAAAAGCTTACCAGCTATTTCACAATTATTACattattcttcaagtggaagaAAGAAAAACAATCATTTTCATATTATCATTTCCATTGGTATATGTCTAGGATGCACTATTCTGATTTCACTGTCATTACTAGTTTATGTGTATTGTTTGAGGAAGAGAAAAGCTTGTGAGAATAAGTGTGCGCCTTCTGTGGAGATAACAGATAAGTTAATTTCAGAAGTTTCAAACTATGTAAGTAAGCCAAAAGTGTATCAAGCTTGTATGATTATGGAAGCTACAATGAACTTCAACGAACAATGCAGGATAGGAAAATCTGTGTACAAAGCTAAAATAGACGGTCATGTTTTAGCTGTGAAAAATGTTAAGGAAGACATCCCAGTCACAGAAGAGTTGATGATTCTTCAAAAGGTAAATCATGCAAATCTTGTAAAACTAATCGGCGTCTCTTCCGGATATGTTGGAAATCACTTTCTTGTATATGAATATGCTGAAAATGGATCACTTTATAACCGGCTGTTCTCTGAATTTTCCACTGCTTCAAGCACAGTGGGTTCCCTCACATGGAATCAGAGGCTAAACATAGCAATTGATGTTGCAATTGGTCTGCAATACATGCATGAACACATAGAACCAAGTATAGTCCATAGAGACATCACATCAAGTAACATCCTTCTTGACTCAAACTTTAAGGCCAAGATATCAAATTTTTCTGTTGCAAGAACCACAAAGAATCCTATGATAACAAAAGTCGATGTTTTTGCTTATGGTGTTGTTCTGTTAGAGTTATTAACAGGAAAGAAGTTTTTATGGTATAGCGAAAGTAGCGAAGCGAATATGTTATGGAAAGATATTAAGGGTTTGTTTGATATAGAAGAGAAGAGAGAGGAAAGGATTAGAAGATGGATGGATCCTAAGTTGGGAAGGTCTTTTAATGTTGTTGAAGCTCTTAGTTTGTTCTCTTTGGCAATGAATTGCATAAAAGAACAATCTTTGTTAAGACCAACAATGGGAGAAGTTGTTCTTAGCCTTTCCCTTCTCACTCAACATTCTCCTACTTTGTTGGAGAGGTCTTGTACTTACGGATCAGATGTTGAGGTTATAACTGGTATGGTTAGTCCCATCTTAGCTCGTTGA